A portion of the Hylaeus volcanicus isolate JK05 unplaced genomic scaffold, UHH_iyHylVolc1.0_haploid 12237, whole genome shotgun sequence genome contains these proteins:
- the LOC128883644 gene encoding uncharacterized protein LOC128883644: protein MSHRKFERPRHGSLGFLPKKRSPRHRGKVKAFPKDNPALKPHFTAFLVYKAGMTHIVRSVDRPGSKLHKKDIVESVTILEAPPMVVVGLVGYLETPKGLKAVTTVWASHISDECRRRFYRSWYKSKRKAFTKYEAKRCTEAGEEKMRIELDRIKGYCQVVRAICHTQVSKTPIGQRKANIMEIQINGGTVPEKVDFVVSMFEQELPVSTVFENEETIDVIGVTRGHGFQGVVTRWGVTRLPRKTHRGLRKVACIGAWHPARVQFQVPRHGQYGYHHRTEINKKIYRIGSASDNANGSTEADITEKTITPMGGFPHYGEIRNDFIMIKGTVMGSKKRVITLRKSLLPQCSRISQEKVNLKFIDTSSKMGHGRFQTTEEKIKFYGPRKIAVEA from the exons ATGTCGCATAGGAAGTTTGAGCGTCCTCGCCATGGCTCTTTGGGATTTCTTCCAAAAAAGAGATCGCCACGCCACAGAGGAAAAG TGAAAGCATTTCCTAAGGACAATCCTGCGCTAAAGCCTCACTTCACAGCGTTCCTTGTTTACAAGGCAGGCATGACACACATTGTGCGCTCAGTGGATCGTCCTGGATCTAAGCTACATAAAAAAGACATTGTTGAATCTGTTACCATCTTGGAAGCTCCGCCTATGGTTGTTGTTGGTCTTGTGGGTTATTTGGAAACTCCTAAAGGGCTTAAAGCCGTTACGACAGTTTGGGCTAGCCATATTAGTGACGAGTGTAGAAGACGTTTCTATCGTAGTTGgtataaaagtaaaagaaaagcTTTTACAAAGTATGAAGCAAAACGATGTACTGAAGCCGGAGAAGAAAAGATGCGCATAGAGTTAGATCGAATTAAAGGTTATTGTCAGGTTGTTCGAGCTATCTGTCATACTCAAGTTTCAAAAACACCAATTGGGCAAAGAAAAGCTAACATTAtggaaatacaaataaatggaGGAACTGTTCCGGAAAAAGTGGATTTCGTTGTTTCAATGTTCGAACAAGAGTTACCTGTATCAActgtatttgaaaatgaagaaacaattGATGTTATCGGTGTGACAAGAGGACATGGTTTCCAAGGTGTCGTGACACGTTGGGGAGTTACTCGTCTTCCTCGCAAAACTCATCGTGGTTTAAGAAAGGTTGCTTGTATCGGTGCATGGCATCCTGCTCGTGTTCAATTTCAAGTACCTAGACATGGTCAATATGGATATCACCATCGGACGGAGATcaataagaaaatatacagaatTGGTTCTGCTTCCGACAATGCTAATGGATCTACTGAGGCTGATATTACTGAAAAAACGATTACCCCAATGGGAGGATTCCCTCACTATGGTGAAATTCGCAACGattttattatgataaaaGGAACTGTTATGGGATCAAAAAAACGTGTCATAACTCTTCGAAAGTCTTTATTACCACAATGCTCTCGAATTTCTCAGGAAAAAGttaatcttaaatttattGACACATCCTCCAAAATGGGTCATGGACGATTCCAAACTACAgaagaaaaaatcaaattttatggTCCCCGTAAAATCGCCGTTGAAGCGTAG
- the LOC128884175 gene encoding uncharacterized protein LOC128884175 isoform X1, translating to MQQEYSPECVDNMSSSNLDENSPSTDTFCSAESRNEGVTLFPQKSVFKVKSLPMEALNIDGSDLPTINVKQTLELLECPVCFDCMIPPIYQCREGHPLCCECIGKVKICPTCRSSSIDIRCRVLDRLAESVGKVSCRYASLGCKAVIKYELKKEHESRCHYKHFKCLHSDQGCGFEGTAEDLVNHLVCMHDYEEIEGKIINFCCNSKNLQSKKSKSSGKQLFWQRHIYHCYDKHFVLRVHRKADVDPAIYISLIVIHWKHHSNRYTLAIQGNHRKYSFEGPVWSVRKGFKEVERVRDCLILPENIALFLSGGKGSETDLNLINLSIVGTILP from the exons ATGCAACAGGAGTATTCGCCTGAGTGTGTTGATAACATGAGCAGTAGTAATTTAGACGAAAATTCACCAAGTACAGACACCTTTTGTAGTGCAGAATCGCGAAATGAAGGTGTAACCCTCTTTCCTCAGAAAAGTGTTTTCAAAGTGAAATCCTTGCCAATGGAAGCTCTTAACATAGACGGATCAGATTTACCAACAATTAATGTGAAACAAACACTGGAACTACTAGAATGTCCAGTTTGTTTTGATTGTATGATCCCTCCAATTTATCAGTGTCGTGAAGGTCACCCTTTGTGTTGCGAATGCATaggaaaagtaaaaatatgtcCCACATGTCGTTCCTCATCAATCGACATTCGTTGTCGGGTTTTAGATCGTTTAGCGGAGTCAGTAGGGAAA gTCTCATGCCGCTACGCTTCATTAGGTTGCAAAGCTGTTATTAAGTATGAATTAAAGAAAGAGCATGAGTCACGATGTCATTACAAGCATTTTAAATGCCTACATTCCGATCAG GGTTGCGGATTTGAAGGAACTGCAGAAGATCTTGTAAATCATCTTGTCTGCATGCATGA TTATGAAGAGATTGAgggtaaaattataaatttttgctgCAACTCTAAAAATCTACAATCAAAAAAGTCAAAGTCTTCcggaaaacaattattttggcAACGTCAT ATTTACCATTGTTACGACAAACATTTTGTGTTACGGGTCCATAGAAAAGCGGATGTTGATCCTGCTATTTACATAAGTTTAATAGTTATCCATTGGAAGCATCATTCGAATCGGTATACACTTGCTATTCAAGGAAATCATCGGAAATACTCGTTTGAAG GACCGGTGTGGTCTGTACGCAAAGGCTTTAAAGAGGTTGAACGCGTGCGGGATTGTCTTATTTTACCAGAAAATATAGCTTTATTTTTGTCCGGAGGTAAAGGATCAGAAACCGATTTAAACTTAATAAACTTATCTATTGTTGGAACTATTTTGccgtaa
- the LOC128884175 gene encoding uncharacterized protein LOC128884175 isoform X2, whose protein sequence is MEALNIDGSDLPTINVKQTLELLECPVCFDCMIPPIYQCREGHPLCCECIGKVKICPTCRSSSIDIRCRVLDRLAESVGKVSCRYASLGCKAVIKYELKKEHESRCHYKHFKCLHSDQGCGFEGTAEDLVNHLVCMHDYEEIEGKIINFCCNSKNLQSKKSKSSGKQLFWQRHIYHCYDKHFVLRVHRKADVDPAIYISLIVIHWKHHSNRYTLAIQGNHRKYSFEGPVWSVRKGFKEVERVRDCLILPENIALFLSGGKGSETDLNLINLSIVGTILP, encoded by the exons ATGGAAGCTCTTAACATAGACGGATCAGATTTACCAACAATTAATGTGAAACAAACACTGGAACTACTAGAATGTCCAGTTTGTTTTGATTGTATGATCCCTCCAATTTATCAGTGTCGTGAAGGTCACCCTTTGTGTTGCGAATGCATaggaaaagtaaaaatatgtcCCACATGTCGTTCCTCATCAATCGACATTCGTTGTCGGGTTTTAGATCGTTTAGCGGAGTCAGTAGGGAAA gTCTCATGCCGCTACGCTTCATTAGGTTGCAAAGCTGTTATTAAGTATGAATTAAAGAAAGAGCATGAGTCACGATGTCATTACAAGCATTTTAAATGCCTACATTCCGATCAG GGTTGCGGATTTGAAGGAACTGCAGAAGATCTTGTAAATCATCTTGTCTGCATGCATGA TTATGAAGAGATTGAgggtaaaattataaatttttgctgCAACTCTAAAAATCTACAATCAAAAAAGTCAAAGTCTTCcggaaaacaattattttggcAACGTCAT ATTTACCATTGTTACGACAAACATTTTGTGTTACGGGTCCATAGAAAAGCGGATGTTGATCCTGCTATTTACATAAGTTTAATAGTTATCCATTGGAAGCATCATTCGAATCGGTATACACTTGCTATTCAAGGAAATCATCGGAAATACTCGTTTGAAG GACCGGTGTGGTCTGTACGCAAAGGCTTTAAAGAGGTTGAACGCGTGCGGGATTGTCTTATTTTACCAGAAAATATAGCTTTATTTTTGTCCGGAGGTAAAGGATCAGAAACCGATTTAAACTTAATAAACTTATCTATTGTTGGAACTATTTTGccgtaa